A genomic window from Peromyscus maniculatus bairdii isolate BWxNUB_F1_BW_parent chromosome 1, HU_Pman_BW_mat_3.1, whole genome shotgun sequence includes:
- the LOC143272877 gene encoding pregnancy-specific glycoprotein 22-like isoform X2 yields the protein MEETSVLLWKGCTPLHGLLLTASLLTFWHLSTTAHVTIESLPPEVVEGENVLFIVRDLPKNIIAFAWFKGQINMTQGIAWYTLDNNSRGPGPVHSGRETVYRNGSLLFQKVTQKDTGPYTLQTFNRHRKIISTTSIYLHVHAFLWKCGRLPTSGQLSIESVPPIVPERKSVLLLVQNPPENIVGFVWFKRMAVFKSLVVARHMLDKKSTVWGPAYGSRETLYSDGSLLLHRVTQNTRGVYTLRILRTDMRSEEAEVQVQVDTPLSLFCNPLTSSQLVIQLEPQYAAEGEDIHLQVHNLPEDMQSFSWHKSTYGTEVLKIVEYNRAMNSTSWEPAHRTRGMVFNNGSLIIQDVTEKDAGIYTLEVSKKDSKIEKAYMEFYIKKYVSQPFVQISDTTVAGRRSVIFTCISPDTDVSIRWIFNNKNLKLTERMTLSPTKCGLRIDPVENEDAGEYKCEVSNQFSLKTSLPVSWP from the exons ATGGAGGAGACTTCTGTGCTTCTCTGGAAGGGGTGTACCCCATTGCATGGCCTTCTGCTCACTG CCTCCCTGTTAACCTTCTGGCACCTGTCCACCACTGCCCATGTGACCATTGAATCACTGCCACCTGAAGTGGTTGAAGGAGAAAACGTCCTTTTCATTGTGCGTGATCTTCCAAAGAATATTATCGCCTTTGCTTGGTTCAAAGGGCAAATAAATATGACACAAGGAATTGCATGGTATACATTGGACAACAATTCACGTGGGCCAGGGCCTGTGCACAGTGGTAGAGAGACAGTGTATCGCAATGGATCCCTGCTGTTCCAAAAGGTTACCCAGAAGGACACAGGACCCTATACCCTACAAACTTTTAATAGACACAGAAAAATCATTTCAACAACATCCATTTACCTCCATGTGCATG cTTTCCTTTGGAAGTGTGGGCGACTTCCTACCTCTGGCCAGTTGAGCATTGAATCAGTGCCACCCATTGTTCCTGAAAGGAAAAGTGTTCTTCTCCTTGTTCAAAATCCCCCGGAGAATATAGTAGGCTTTGTCTGGTTCAAACGAATGGCTGTGTTCAAGAGCCTTGTGGTTGCCCGACATATGCTAGATAAGAAATCAACTGTGTGGGGGCCTGCATATGGTAGTAGAGAGACCTTGTACAGTGATGGATCCCTGCTGCTTCATCGTGTCACTCAGAACACTCGTGGGGTATACACTCTAAGAATTCTGAGAACAGACATGAGAAGTGAAGAAGCAGAAGTACAAGTCCAGGTGGATA ctcCACTTTCTCTATTCTGTAACCCTCTCACTTCCTCCCAACTTGTGATCCAACTGGAGCCTCAATATGCTGCTGAAGGAGAAGACATACATTTACAAGTTCATAACCTTCCAGAAGATATGCAATCCTTTTCTTGGCACAAATCAACGTATGGGACTGAGGTTCTTAAAATTGTTGAATACAATAGAGCCATGAATTCCACCTCCTGGGAGCCTGCACACAGAACAAGAGGGATGGTGTTCAATAATGGATCTCTGATAATCCAGGATGTCACTGAGAAAGATGCAGGAATATACACACTAGAAGTTTCAAAGAAAGACTCCAAAATTGAAAAAGCATATATGGAATTTTATATAAAGA AGTATGTGTCACAGCCCTTTGTGCAAATCTCTGATACCACAGTTGCAGGACGTAGATCTGTGATCTTCACCTGCATTTCACCTGATACTGATGTCTCTATCCGTTGGATCTTCAATAACAAGAATCTGAAGCTCACTGAGAGGATGACTCTGTCCCCCACAAAGTGTGGACTCAGAATAGACCCTGTTGAGAATGAGGATGCTGGAGAGTATAAGTGTGAAGTCTCCAACCAATTCAGTTTGAAGACCAGTCTCCCAGTCTCCTGGCCATGA
- the LOC143272877 gene encoding pregnancy-specific glycoprotein 22-like isoform X3, with amino-acid sequence MEETSVLLWKGCTPMQGLLLTASLLTFWHLSTTAHVTIESLPPEVVEGENVLFIVRDLPKNIIAFAWFKGQINMTQGIAWYTLDNNSRGPGPVHSGRETVYRNGSLLFQKVTQKDTGPYTLQTFNRHRKIISTTSIYLHVHAFLWKCGRLPTSGQLSIESVPPIVPERKSVLLLVQNPPENIVGFVWFKRMAVFKSLVVARHMLDKKSTVWGPAYGSRETLYSDGSLLLHRVTQNTRGVYTLRILRTDMRSEEAEVQVQVDTPLSLFCNPLTSSQLVIQLEPQYAAEGEDIHLQVHNLPEDMQSFSWHKSTYGTEVLKIVEYNRAMNSTSWEPAHRTRGMVFNNGSLIIQDVTEKDAGIYTLEVSKKDSKIEKAYMEFYIKKYVSQPFVQISDTTVAGRRSVIFTCISPDTDVSIRWIFNNKNLKLTERMTLSPTKCGLRIDPVENEDAGEYKCEVSNQFSLKTSLPVSWP; translated from the exons CCTCCCTGTTAACCTTCTGGCACCTGTCCACCACTGCCCATGTGACCATTGAATCACTGCCACCTGAAGTGGTTGAAGGAGAAAACGTCCTTTTCATTGTGCGTGATCTTCCAAAGAATATTATCGCCTTTGCTTGGTTCAAAGGGCAAATAAATATGACACAAGGAATTGCATGGTATACATTGGACAACAATTCACGTGGGCCAGGGCCTGTGCACAGTGGTAGAGAGACAGTGTATCGCAATGGATCCCTGCTGTTCCAAAAGGTTACCCAGAAGGACACAGGACCCTATACCCTACAAACTTTTAATAGACACAGAAAAATCATTTCAACAACATCCATTTACCTCCATGTGCATG cTTTCCTTTGGAAGTGTGGGCGACTTCCTACCTCTGGCCAGTTGAGCATTGAATCAGTGCCACCCATTGTTCCTGAAAGGAAAAGTGTTCTTCTCCTTGTTCAAAATCCCCCGGAGAATATAGTAGGCTTTGTCTGGTTCAAACGAATGGCTGTGTTCAAGAGCCTTGTGGTTGCCCGACATATGCTAGATAAGAAATCAACTGTGTGGGGGCCTGCATATGGTAGTAGAGAGACCTTGTACAGTGATGGATCCCTGCTGCTTCATCGTGTCACTCAGAACACTCGTGGGGTATACACTCTAAGAATTCTGAGAACAGACATGAGAAGTGAAGAAGCAGAAGTACAAGTCCAGGTGGATA ctcCACTTTCTCTATTCTGTAACCCTCTCACTTCCTCCCAACTTGTGATCCAACTGGAGCCTCAATATGCTGCTGAAGGAGAAGACATACATTTACAAGTTCATAACCTTCCAGAAGATATGCAATCCTTTTCTTGGCACAAATCAACGTATGGGACTGAGGTTCTTAAAATTGTTGAATACAATAGAGCCATGAATTCCACCTCCTGGGAGCCTGCACACAGAACAAGAGGGATGGTGTTCAATAATGGATCTCTGATAATCCAGGATGTCACTGAGAAAGATGCAGGAATATACACACTAGAAGTTTCAAAGAAAGACTCCAAAATTGAAAAAGCATATATGGAATTTTATATAAAGA AGTATGTGTCACAGCCCTTTGTGCAAATCTCTGATACCACAGTTGCAGGACGTAGATCTGTGATCTTCACCTGCATTTCACCTGATACTGATGTCTCTATCCGTTGGATCTTCAATAACAAGAATCTGAAGCTCACTGAGAGGATGACTCTGTCCCCCACAAAGTGTGGACTCAGAATAGACCCTGTTGAGAATGAGGATGCTGGAGAGTATAAGTGTGAAGTCTCCAACCAATTCAGTTTGAAGACCAGTCTCCCAGTCTCCTGGCCATGA